GGTACCCACTGTCTCTCTTGGATCCATGGCTTCTGGTGGGTGCTTAGGGTTAGTGATAGCCAACTAAGTCTGAAGAATGTTGGGGAGAGTTCGAGGGGTGGTGTAGAAAAGTGGTTTTATAGTCTGTCCTCTTTATGCTGTGGGATCTATCAGTTTGAGTCCCTCTGGTCCTTTATCTCTTGTGACTGCCTTCCCCAGTTACCTCACCTCAATCTCTACTTACCTGGAGCCATGCCTGGTAGGCAGCATGGACGGGGCTCGAAGTTCCATCTACAGTTTCCCTGAGTCTCAGGGGGTGTGTCCATGGCCCAGAGCTCCCTGTCTTGTGAGGAGAGAGGCTCTTAGGTCCTGACTTTATCAGCctaggatggagaaaaatgctTCATTGAGCTCCAGAGAGGTGCACCTGCTCTGTTTTGTAGAATTAGAGAGCTAAGGGTCAGAAGAGCTAGCTTCTTGTTCCAGCCCTACACTTTACTAGCTTTCTGACtttggagcaagtcactttacatccCATCTAAATGTCCTTATATAATAATGCCTCCCTCCCTAACCTCACAAGCTACTTGTGAGAATGAAATAGAATTGTGACTGGAAGTGCTTCAGAAGTTACTTCACAGGTACTaagcatttttattattaagGGTGGGCAACACAGGGGGAGGGGCTGGGATCTAGGAGTTCTCCCCATTTCCCAAGGCGTTCACATTGCTCCTTGTGGCCTGGCTCAGGGTCcgggtctgtctgtctgtgctaGGAAGATCTAATTTCCCCAGAGTAGTTGTATGGAAGACAGTCAATCTGCCCATTAATCATGGCACCTAGTGGATGGAGGAGGGAAGTATGAAGGACTGGGGTAAAGGGCTTTCCCCACCTGCCCCATCCCCAATGGATGGACTCTGGGGGATCATTTGGAAGCTAGGCATGCCCTATAGGAACCTTAGAGAGACATTCTCAACAgcatctctcctttttcttataGGGGGAGGTCATGTTAATATGCATGAAAAAGAAGGAATGCTCAGATTATGGTCCAAGAATTTTGCTGCTCTCAGGCCCTTTAAATGGTGCTCTGATTCTGCCTTAGGGGAAATCCTGCTCTTTTCTGTTCTagctgagagagggagggaggaggggggggggagagagagagagagagagagagagagagagagagagagagagagagagagagagagagaaggacataCAGATACAAATGGAGGGAGAATGCCTAGTGAGAGACCTCAGGAGCTGGGTCACTCAGTTGGCACAGTGGCTATTGAGTCAGGCTTGAATTGGCACTATCCTCACCGCAGGCAGTCTGCAGAGCTGGCTCACAGCAGGGCCTCAGGGATTGGGTGGCCAGATATCACCCAGACCACTGCAACTATGAATGGGCATTAGGTAAGGGTCAGGGGTAACAAacaggagaagtgagggtggggtgaaggaagagataagaaaTTATCCCTCCTCCCAACTTTCCACCTTTCATAGGAAACCTGGATAGTGGGCAAAAACTAGCCAAAGGAACAGAGCCCCAGGAGCCAGTCAAGGTGAGTTTCAAGTCAAGGGTTTCTCCAGTCCTGGCCCCTTATTTTGGTGCAGCAGCCCTAAGCGGCTACAAGCTCAATTCTGCTTTACCCTTTCTGTAGATTGGGAAATGGGAGCCTGAACAGTCACTGTCTTGCTTTTTCCTGCAGAAGGTAGCTGCTATACCAGGCACTAAAACCCAGGCGCAATGAGACGGTAAGACATTCCAGTGAAAGGGATGCAGGAAAACATTGCAAGCCAGAGGATCTTTGATTTCCTGAGCTAGCTAGACAGTAGCGAGATTCACCCGACTGCTGTAGGGAATGTTCCGGATCCCTGCTCCCAGCTTTGTTCATTGAGTTTTTCCCTAGACTGAGGGATCTGCCGAGTGAGCCTCTCCACTTCTGACTGCGCTTTCCATCCAACCACCGGGAAGTTCACCCTGAGGGGTAACATCCTTTTTGACGCTGCAGTTCCTGCCCATCCTTTCTTACACAGTACTCAGTAGAGCTGTTCCTCCTTATAAGCTAggtcccctttcccttcccccctctcatTTTCAGGTCGGGGAAGGGGGTGGGCAAGGAACAGAAAGACTGAAGGATCTAGAGGGAACCTCTTTCCTTGGTTTATTTATTCATAAGGTATCTAAGAGCAAACTTTTCTTATGATATCTCCATGGCTGCTGTACTGGCTTCCTGCCAGCTggcaaaagaggaggaaaaagtgtTAGTCctacttctttttcctccttaaatTGCAATGAtgaaatggggaagggggagtgaGAAATTATAGAGAGGTAGAGGCAATCAAAACATTTGGACAAAGGATTCTCTCTTCCTCATGTTTGAAGAGATCCCTCCTTCCCAACCTCTGCTGCAGTCTTGAGGACACATTTGGCACCAGCCCAAACTAACCTGTCCCCGCTAAAAGGACCCCATAACATTCAGATTCAGGTACATGGGTAGGGATGATAAGGCAACAGAGGTGGATTTCAGGTACAGAGTCACCCTTGCTTGGCTAAGGATTTTCCCCCTGCAAGGGGAAATGAGCcccttttggatttcttttccaTAAGCATAGGGCACCAAGTGTCCTTTGGCTCCTCCTGACAAAGCCCTGTTATTCATAATCCATCCTATGTGCCAGCAATCAAAGAATGGAATGGAGTTTGGGGGCTAGGAAATCTATCAGACACCCTTGGTCTCTTTGAAAATGCCATGGAAAGGAGGACAACTGTCTAAAGATAAGAATGGGGGTTAGGGTTGAGACTGTTGGGGAAGCACTTACCAGGGAGATCCTGGGAGCTTCATCAAGTTGGGCACTGCATCCTGTCTGGGGTTGAGGAGTGCTCCCATCCAGTCTGTGCCTTTGGAACCCCTGGACCTCTCTAGCACACCTACTTTCCCTAAGGCTTGCCCCCTAatctctgctgctgccaccaagGTAGAGAGAAGAGCTGGAATGggtttgtctcttttttttcctcttctctctctctctttttaaaccaAGTGAGAATGAGTCTGCAGCAAACCCGTtggtgcaaaataaataaataaagtcttAGGGGAGGGCTGCAGCAGGAGCCACTGACACAGGGCAGAGAGAACCAGGGAGCAAGAGAGCCTATAGGAGAGCACCAGGGCCAGGGGAGGATAGTTTTCTGATTCAACAGGATCTCTCTGGCAGTTAGGAATATCCTTGGAGGATTATAATAGATAAAGGCTAATacaactgaaagggactttaaagcTCATGTAATCTAATCTTATCTTGTGGATGAGGAAACGGGATCTCAACCTGGGCTTCTTACTAGGTTATAAACATTGAATATTAGAGCTGAATAGTCAGTCAGAAATCATCTATTTGGGTCCAGCCCTtgaactttacagatgaagaaactgaaacccttTCATTTTGGGTACCTCTGTAAAATATTTCAATCCAGCAGCCAGGGGGAGATTAGACCATGAGACTATTGATTTAGAAGAgggagttatttttttaaagggctgTTACAACCCCTTGATTTTAGAGACacggaagctgaggcccagattTGCAGCAATTTTACacaataagtgcctgaggcaagatttgaactgtcTTCCTTATTCTAAGACCTGTGCCCAAACCACTATGGCCCATCATGGTGAGTGTGGATTATGAAGCTGCTGGTTTTCTCTGACACAGGAATGAAATCAGTCAGGTCATTTGGGTAACCTTGTTTAACTTTGGCCAGTAGTAGCTCACAGGTTTTTGATTTTCTCACTGCCTGCTTTCCTGCTCTctgttctccctcccccattgACTTTAAAATCACCTTATAAAGAATGACACAAATCTAGAATTGAGTTTTCCCTTGTTACCTTTCCCCAGAGAGTAAAAGTAATGAGCCTTTCAGCATTCATCACCCCCTTCAACTGCCCTACACCACCAAAGGGTAGGACGATAGTCATTTGAAAGGTTGTAAAAAATCCAGGGGCAAGATAGAGTTCTTGGGGGGAGCCGTATTTGAGGGCTCCCTTCAtgccctctcccctcctcactcAGAGTCTGTGATCCTGGAACTGACATTTCACAGAATATATGATATTGTGTCATTGTCTTCTCCCCAGAACAAGGAGCAAGTCTGACGGGTGGGACTGAGGGGATCCTCTGAGGACATGGAGATGGTGTCATCTACTTCACTTGTCTCCTTGGTCTGTGCCCAGCTGTTCTTACTCATGTTGATGCCATGAGGTACAGTGGCCTAGTGCTGCTGACTCTGTGCTGAGAGGCGGCAGCATCCCAGACCTAAAGCAGGAATTCTCAagggcagtggaatttggaagcccCGAATCATCATTCTTCCAGGATCCCTCAGGACTAGGGACTTTTCCCTGAAGCCCCAGCTGGATGTGATTGTGGATTTGGATAGGACTTTGTCTATGCATCTTTAAGTGTTTCTCCTTTATATGAACACTCTCACGGTTTATGATTGTGTTTGTACCACCTGTATCCCAGGTATAAAGTGCACGTGACTTTGTTTTCACTCTCCCTTCATATTTGTCAGCCCAGTCTTGTTCCCCGAAGAGTTTCGCTGAACTCTTGCAGTTATCgttacccctcccccaccccttctccaTCTCTGCCCACACCATTAACACATTTAGTTTCTCCTAAGCCCTCTGAAAAGGCAGTGAAGAAATGTGTTCTTCATTTTCTATCATAACCTGgaagaaaaggatggaaagatGAACTTCAGGGTGATGTATAAAATgagcagttctttttgtgcttGAGTTGTCTTTGAACTTGATCTAGCTTCCTTGGCCGCAGCCCTCTGGGAAATGAAATGAGGTATTTTAAAAATCCCCTCTTGAGTTCAGAGCTTAGAATTAGAACTTGTTCAGTGTGGCCCGAGTTTCTCTGTTACCTTGCTTCCCCTCTCGCCCATATCCACTACTGCTCCTTAGGCCTCACAGAAGTTTAGAGGGATAGAGAAAATGAAGTATCATAAAGTCAAAGCTGGTGAGATCCCAGTATCTCTTCCTGCTACCCATCTATACTACTGCCAGACTGGTCAGTAAGGAATGAATTCAGTCGCCTGGCCTGAATGGTAACTTACCCCAGGCCACTTCTGGAGGCCATGGGAAGGGGTAgaggggggtggaggggtggagaAAGAAGATGATGGTTGGGCAGTGGGGAGACAGCTGTGGAGGGCTTGAGGTTAGGACAGGAGACTGGTGGGGAGGGGAATTGGCCATGCAGCTCAGTCAGATAGCATTCCTGGGGGCTCATTTTCTGTACTGAAGAGTTCCTTgtagaggggagggaaggcagcTTGGACAATAACAGGATGGAGGTGCTGGAAGGATTGTAGCTTCTCCATGTGCTGGCTACATAAACTCCGAAGCTTCCCCTTGGGTGGCAGCTGGGGAGAAGTGGGACAGAAAGGGGAGATAAAAATCAGGACCAGATCTCCAATCGTGGCTACCCCTTCCTTCCTTGAAACAAAGTGGGCATAGCTAGCTTCTGTTATCCCAGGGGCTAGGATGTCTGAACATCATCTTCCTCCCTTAGAACAGAGAGGGCATGGGAGAATCAAAGTGATAGAGAAGAGATACTCCCCTGAAGAAATGCCTGTGTTTGAGGTGTCATTGATGATAGAACAAGGAAAATAGGAATTAGGGAGTAAGTCGAATCAAGTCAGATTCTTTGAACCATGGTAGTTTAGGAGGCATGGTGGCTCAACTCTTGGGCTTAATTATCAGGGAAAGTTTAGGAAGCAGTGAAAGATTGAAACCCTGGGGCTAAATGTAAAAGTCCCCGGGGATGGATTCCAAGGAGAAGTTGGAATCCCCCTTAACCTGACCTAGGCCAATTAGTCCAAAGCCCCAGGGTTGGATCCATGACAACAAGCAGGAAGATAGAATTAAAGAAATTCAGGGATGGAAGGCACCTCCAAGgctctagtttcctcatttgtagaacaGGAGGCTATTAAGACCTATAGTATGGACCTTGAAgggttgtgatgatcaaatataaGAACTGACCATTTAAAGAGTGCTTTTAAGCTTTGTAAGACACTTCAAGTAAATTATCTAATTTGTTCCTTATAACAATCTGGTGAATTAGATACTACAAATATTCAGGAAATAGAGGATCAGAGCGGAAACCCACCCATTGTTATATCCTGAGCCAATCTCAGAAGCAGTATTGCCTGATTCCAAGGTCAACAGTTGTCCATTGTACCTCTCTGCTTCCAAGGTATTATTAGCTCACGTTTTTATAGGACTTTTAAGGGTTACAAATAGCTCTGAGATTACACATTATCTTTAAAAgtcattttgtaaaccttaaaagttgTATAAATAGCAGTTATCGTTCTTACTTTGCAGATACTGAGATACAGGGATTTGTCAAAGGCTCCATTGCCAGCAAGTGGAGACcaagggatttgaacccagtccttctgattctaagttcagttGTCTTTCCCCTTGATCTGAGTTCAGTTCTCTGGTTAAGGGTCAGTTTTGAGATGTTCCAGGTAGAGTAGCCCTATCAAATATAACCATTCTCCTATTATTTAATCACCAAACCCTTCTAGAAATTAGGCCACAGAAGCACCTCTGTGGGTATGGACACAGGATATGTTCCAGCGTCACCCTGGCCTTGCTTTGATCACCTTTCATTCCAGACAAATGTTTGGTCCAGATCATTCTCAACCTCTGAGAGATAGTGatggaataagagaagaaaaagtccGGAGGCAGATGTGAAAGATCttagagagaggtggaggaaccGAAAAGGCTTATCTATCCttcaaaatcacagaatgttagagctgaacaagatcttagagattatctagttccaACCATTgcttcacagataaggaaagtgggCCCCAGAGATTTGCTCAGTGCTGTGGTGGCTAAGAAGTGGCAGCGCCAGCAATCAgccccaggtcttctgatcccaAATCTTCCTCTTCTTAAGATTTTTGACTTTCCTAGAGACAGGACCCATGTGAGGCTCAGGAGCAACTGCCTCATAGACTTGTTTACTCTTTAGCAATGAATGTACTCTAGCCTCTCTCTATTCCCCTGGGTTCTTAGCTCTTTGGTAGCAATAGGGGCTGTGGTTGAAAGCTGGGCTCAGTGGAGCACATCAGTATCCCGACCCCAGcgtgctccctccctctcccttcataAGGACCTTGCCTACCTTAGCCAGAATGCCTTGGCGGTGAGTCTTGCACAGAAGATGGTGAAATGCCAGCTCCAAATTGTGCTGCAACTGCTCTaccttccttttctcttgtaACCATGGCCTGTCTGGGGAGAGGAGCCAGGCCACAGTGAGGATGGGGAATTAGGAGCCCTTATGGTAGGTAAGCCAGAGTGCCCACTCTCTGAAAGGGAATAGATCTGAGCCTGAAAGTCCCCCCAAAATGCACAGAATTAGTAACTGGACTTTCCTTAAGGGATgcaggaaaactgggaaaaaccTAGAGTTGAGGTCCTCCCAATTCCCAGTTCACTTTATCCCATGACCTCTATTGTCCTATGGGCTAAGGCTCCTGATCTGTGGAGCTTCCCCTTCCCATCCCATGTTTTGAATCATCCTGGGGGAATGGGGGGGGAAGACACcaccaaatatttttattcacttaaaatTCAGGTCAAGTCAACACTGAAGTTGAAGAATTGAAGATGATATAAAAGGTCAAACATGCCACCTAAGGGGAATATGTGAAAACATGTTGTGGTCAGGAAGTTAGGTCACTCTACACCCCCAGACCccattatattttatgtatatcaGTGTCTATATATTCCCCTAGACCATGCTTCCCCAGCTGCTTTTGTACTTTTAGTAACCTGcaaccagaaaaacaaacaaacaaaaaaatccccaaacaacTCTAGATCTAGGGTAGATGAAACCAGGCACCATGATTTAAAGTATTCTCACACATACAACACGTTTTAGTGGACTGACAGCTggtcctggagccaggaggacatGAGTTTAACTCTTGCCTCTACTGACTGTCACCTGACCCCTCTGTTCtaggtaactttctaagactataagttaaaGAGAAGGTgaccagtttcctcctctgggagATCCCCATACCGATGGAATCTGCAGTTCAGCTCCTATCACCTATTCTTCCACCTCTCCCTCATTCTCCCCCCACCAACTCTTCAGCCCCAACAAAAAGGTGGTAGCTTTGACCACCTCTGGCAAAGGGCACATATATTCTTTATTAAGGTAGAACTTAATTCCTAGGGACTCACTACCAAGATAAGATATTCCATCATTTGTGGTTGTTTCCTTAAgggtgtacgtgtgtgtgtgcttattttAAAGGCACAATCCTTAAATACACCCATATTTGGACTGAAATAGCAAATGATGTATTTAAGAACAAAATTATGGGGAATCTGCTCTGTCCCCTTGTAACCGTTGCTCTATCCAAGGGAACCAAACTTGTCTTAGATAACTTGAGACTTAGAATAGTATGTAGCAATAAATACATGTGTGCTGTGGCATCAGTGCCTTTCCTGAACCTTTCCTTCCAGAAAATGGTCATTCCTGGGGCTTTGAAATCAGACAAGACTCACACACGTAACAGTTAATTTAAACTGAACTGAAggcttattctctctctcttttagtcATCCCCAAGTCAAAGGATTCAGAACTGTCTCTTTTCCGTTTAACACTTAGTTTCTACATATAGTATGAGAGGTTTGGACCAGTTAGAGGTCATAAGATTTCAGAATTGAGGGGACcgtagaggtcatctagttcaagattcttattttacaagtgaagaaactgaagcccagatagGTAAAGCAATCTGCCTAAGGCCGTACAGGTGGCAAaactaggattagaacccaggtcttttgagtctttccattataccacaacAGATCATTTCAAGGTCTAACCTTCATTGGGTCTGCCATATTTCTACGTACTGTCCCTCAAGCTTCCTTTCTGTGACTTTTCTTACTGGATACTCATGATGTTCATTTAACCCAGAATAAAATTATTGGGGTAGATAGGCCCAGTGTAGATTGCCCCACCTCTCAGCTTTCCAGAGGCATCAACTTTCCTTTCTGTGTGAACGGTTCCCAGTAGGTAGAGACTGCTCTGCTCACATGTTCCAATATCAAACTCCATTCCTATCCCATCATCTTGCCCTCTCCCCACTTACACAGGCACTTCAAAGCCCTGCCACAACTCACTGGCATTGATGAGAACGAGGGCTGTGTAGAGAGCAATCTCATCGTCGGAAAAATGCAGAGCACACAGGGAGTGGGAGAAGTCAAAGATGGAACCAATGAGTTCACTGCAGCCTAAGAGAAAGTGGAAGTGTGGGGAGATAAAGGAGAGTTTGTTGGATTGAGATGAGGGAGACATTTACTGCTGAGGGCCCAACCCAGACTCTTGCCTTGGGGTGACTGGGGGAAAGGAGGTAGCTGGTTTTGAAATAGGAGTGTACTGTGTTTGAAAGTGGGTTGGAACCAGGAACTTTCACCTTCCCTTTGCTGCCCCTCACCCAAGGCTCTGAACAGGTCCACGCCTCCATATTTGCCCTCAAAGAAGACTGTGCGATTGTCTGCATTGTATGCCCGGCACATCCTCACCAGTACCACCTCCATGGCCcctgtggggaaggagggggtggtgagaagggagaaaacatCTGCAAAGTGGAGAGTGGTACCAAGGTAAATACCCCAATCTTAGCCCCAAAGCCATCTCATCTCCCATGTTAGACAAGATACCTCCTAGCCCTTTTGGATCTCTTCTTGAGAACCTTTCCCTTTAGGTCTTTCTAGACACCTTCCTTGACATACACCCAGTGTATCTCTGTCCTCACTCCCTCCTGTCCCCAACATGGGCCTTGTTAGCTCCCTCCTGGCACCTGCTTTGAGCAGCACAATCTGGTCATTCTGACACAGCTCCATGAAGCCTGCTAGCCTTTTGGCGAATTCCACCACGTACTGGATGGCCTCGGTGAGCCGATGGGCGCAGCGTTCCCACATCTCCCACATTGACTTGGGGTGGGAGAAAACCACCATACGGAAGAGAAAAGATACAGATCAGAGCCCTCAGCCTTCTCCATGACCAAGATTCCTTCCATCTTCAATCCCATATGACCCCCTGGGACTGTATTCTGACCATTTAACTCCTTCACAGCATTCAGTAAAGGAAC
The DNA window shown above is from Notamacropus eugenii isolate mMacEug1 chromosome 2, mMacEug1.pri_v2, whole genome shotgun sequence and carries:
- the RORC gene encoding nuclear receptor ROR-gamma isoform X6, coding for MSRDAVKFGRMSKKQRDSLHAEVQKQLQQQRQQVATPPPAGTRGADTPAYTLALPSGQLPLGSSPDLPESSACPPALLSTPGPGPSYPTSLAKMGLTGAVYSRGYSPDRAKAEVGRAFYGLGSQLSPDRCELHIGEPRHLVFGEPSQGRDLYSSPSFRLELPNASLTEIEHLIQNVCKSYQETCQLRLEDLQRQRSNIFSREEVINYQRKSMWEMWERCAHRLTEAIQYVVEFAKRLAGFMELCQNDQIVLLKAGAMEVVLVRMCRAYNADNRTVFFEGKYGGVDLFRALGEGQQREGCSELIGSIFDFSHSLCALHFSDDEIALYTALVLINANRPWLQEKRKVEQLQHNLELAFHHLLCKTHRQGILAKLPPKGKLRSLCSQHMEKLQSFQHLHPVIVQAAFPPLYKELFSTENEPPGMLSD